The sequence AACTCCACCAATCGCATCCGACGGTCTTTCCAAATAAAGCCTAGCTCTGCTCCAAACTCTGCAACAGGGCTAAATTGCAGCGACCCTTGCGAAAACGCTCCATCCTCAAATACCAATACACCACGACCCAAACTGCTGTACTCTAAAACTTTTTCTTGAGTCAGTTCTTGAGTAATAGGTGAATAATATTGCAACGTTTGACGCACAGTTTGGTTGTTATCTATTCCAGCAAGCGTCACGATGGTTGGAATATTCTCAATTACCTGCCCTTGTGGCGACAGGCGAGTAAACGAACCTTCCCATGCCCCTAAATTGCGAAGCAAGTTATCCCATTGTGAAGTACCACTATTCGTCATGCTTGTTCTACCAATTTGAATTGAAACTATAGCTTTGGTCAGAAAGCTTAAGGCAAAGGCAATGGCTCAAACCCTTCTGCTGGGAAAGCTTCCTGACTCGCCTCTGCCCCATTGAATATGGCTCCGGCTATACGACAAATGCTTGTATGGATTTAGCCATGCCAAACCCCTTTCTAACCTGATTTACCTACAAAACTCTTTAAATCGGTATTATTTGAATCTATGTCTATTATTGTCTTCACCGGGACAACTTCAAGCTAAAACAGAGGGATGGTTTTGAGGAGATAGCTCAATCGATGCGTAGTGTGTTTCAAAGTCGCGTATTTCGCAAATGTTTGTGTGCCACCTGGATAACGGGTGCTTTGATGTTAGGAAGTAGCCCGATCGCCCCCCATAATGCGATCGCCCTTCCATCCAACAACACTGCCACAGAAACTCACCTCAAACAAGCTCAGGTTGGCCCTCGACTACCCGGTTCAGTTTCTAGTCGAGTCCGCCGCGCCTTATCTCGATTTCTCAATGTTCGCCGTCGCGATATCAGCATTGTCAGTTATACCCAACAGGTGTGGGCAGACAGTTGTTTAGGTTTAGGCACCCCTCTAGATCAGTGTCGTCAGGAGACGATTCAGGGATGGCGGGTTGTCGTCACCAATGGTCAACGCAACTGGACTTATCGCAGCGATCGCAGTGGTCGTCGATTGCGCCTAGAGGAACAGGGTAACAATATGACGAATGTTAACCTGCCCGATGAGGTATTTAGTGCCGTTGTTCAAGATGCTCAGCGGCGATCGCGACTCTCCGTATCTACCATTCGCCTGCTGTGGGCACAAGAGCGTAACTGGTCAGATAGCTGTTTGGGCTTATCGAACCCGGAGGTGATCTGTACCGCCGTACTCACCCCCGGATGGCTGATTGGCGTTGAGGTTGAGCAACAAGTTTGGATCTATCGCACTGACTTTGCGGGTACTGTAGTCCGTCCGGAAGCTCAAACCACTGACGTAGGTCTACCCGGCATTGTCTCCCAACTCGTGATGCAGGACGTGCGAACTCGCACCACTGATAGCGTTCGCATCATTCAGTATGAACCCAGGGAATGGTCAGATGGGTGTTTGGGGTTACCCGAAGCTGGAGAATTTTGCACCCAGGCGATCGTACCAGGGTGGCGTGTCGTGATTGAGAGCGAGACAGGACAACGCTGGGCATACCGCACAGATAGCAACGGTGGCACGCTTCGGCTAGAGCGACCACGTCAACCGACTCCAATTCCACAAATTCCGCGCTAACACCGTTTCTCTTAAGGTGGGCTACATCGTTACCTCTGTGTCAGAGCGTTGTGCGAAACGTCTCTACCAGATCCGCCTTGCCTTCAGACCTTAACCTTTTGCCAACCTTAAAATTACCGATTCTCAATCTAAAAATTACCTTCCCTTTAGCTCAACGCTTTACGGTTAAAAGCAGAACTTATCTGGGTTGTCTGTATGCCTCACTCCTTCGCTCTAGACGCCGCTTCTCAACCCGACTTGCGTCAACTCTTAGAAGAGCTTTATCAGGGCAGAAGTTTGTACCCATTTTCGAGTGGTCAACCGATTGAGATGTTGCCCCATGAAATTTGGGTTGTCTGCCGGGGAGTGGTGCAACTGGGAACCCTCTACGACACAGGCGACGAGGCTTTGCTCGGACTTGCCTGCCCTTCAATGCCGTTTGGGTTACCGTTGACCCTCATCCGTCCCTATCAAGCGATCGCCTTATCCGACGTAGACCTGATGCGACTCAGTATGGCTGAGGTTGAGCAATCCCCCATGTTGGCGCAGGGTATCTTCCGCCACTTGACTCGCCGCCTCCGCCAAACCGAGGCGATCTTGGCGATGGTGGGCTACCGCCG is a genomic window of Oscillatoria sp. FACHB-1407 containing:
- a CDS encoding Crp/Fnr family transcriptional regulator, encoding MPHSFALDAASQPDLRQLLEELYQGRSLYPFSSGQPIEMLPHEIWVVCRGVVQLGTLYDTGDEALLGLACPSMPFGLPLTLIRPYQAIALSDVDLMRLSMAEVEQSPMLAQGIFRHLTRRLRQTEAILAMVGYRRVEERLRHLLLLLQEEVGHPVPDGTRLGVRLTHQQLANAIGTTRVTVTRLINQLREEGWLQIDRNRYIIIPAHSKMAI